A genomic segment from Peromyscus maniculatus bairdii isolate BWxNUB_F1_BW_parent chromosome 11, HU_Pman_BW_mat_3.1, whole genome shotgun sequence encodes:
- the Mettl18 gene encoding histidine protein methyltransferase 1 homolog: MAFQFNFSIEEDLENKLTPLGDGTLTLDSSKEPSISKSQKGNQDKKRSAELSELLPDGVENTAASEDTDHPLGAADWSGDPEACEKQPFLRVAKEHAIPKDLNQVLENKVMEMLPSTQHVNIAVVKTILLKEKFPGENIVSKSFSSHSDLIPGVYEGGLKIWECTFDLLTYFTKAKVKFAGQKVLDLGCGSGLLGIAASKGGAREVHFQDYNSLVMDEVTLPNVVANFPLQDEGNDVNEPDRKRQRESKVAQAISKCRFFSGEWAEFCKLVLSEKLFVKYDLILTSETIYNPDYYGTLHETFLSLLSRNGRVLLASKAHYFGVGGGVHLFQKFVEERDVFETKTLEIIDEGLKRFLIEMTFKYPS; the protein is encoded by the coding sequence ATGGCCTTTCAATTCAACTTCAGTATAGAAGAAGATCTGGAAAATAAATTAACACCCCTTGGAGATGGAACTTTGACCCTGGATTCATCAAAGGAACCATCaatctcaaaaagtcaaaaaggAAACCAGGACAAAAAGCGTTCTGCGGAACTGTCAGAGTTGCTTCCAGATGGTGTGGAAAATACAGCTGCCTCTGAAGACACTGACCACCCACTTGGTGCAGCTGACTGGTCAGGTGACCCGGAAGCATGTGAAAAACAGCCCTTCTTGAGAGTTGCTAAAGAACATGCTATACCTAAAGATTTAAATCAGGTCTTAGAAAATAAAGTTATGGAAATGTTGCCAAGTACCCAGCATGTTAACATAGCAGTAGTGAAAACCATCTTGTTGAAAGAAAAATTCCCTGGAGAAAACATAGTTTCAAAAAgcttttcttctcattctgaTCTGATTCCAGGTGTTTATGAAGGAGGCTTAAAAATCTGGGAATGTACTTTTGATCTCTTGACGTATTTCACAAAGGCCAAAGTGAAATTTGCGGGGCAAAAAGTTCTGGATCTTGGCTGTGGATCAGGATTACTTGGAATAGCTGCATCCAAAGGAGGAGCTAGAGAAGTTCATTTTCAAGATTATAACAGTTTGGTGATGGATGAAGTGACCTTACCTAATGTAGTTGCTAACTTCCCTTTGCAAGATGAGGGTAATGATGTAAATGAGCCAGAtaggaaaagacaaagagagtCAAAAGTAGCCCAAGCAATAAGTAAATGTCGGTTTTTCTCTGGGGAGTGGGCTGAGTTTTGTAAGCTTGTATTAAGTGAAAAACTGTTTGTGAAATATGACCTCATTCTCACTTCAGAAACCATTTATAATCCAGATTATTACGGCACTTTGCATGAAACGTTCCTCAGTCTGTTGAGTAGGAATGGCCGGGTGCTTCTGGCCAGCAAAGCACATTAttttggtgttggtggtggtgttcatCTCTTCCAGAAGTTTGTAGAAGAAAGGGATGTATTTGAGACTAAAACACTTGAAATAATTGATGAAGGTCTCAAGAGGTTCCTGATTGAAATGACTTTTAAATACCCCAGTTAA